The Verrucomicrobium spinosum DSM 4136 = JCM 18804 genome includes a region encoding these proteins:
- a CDS encoding beta strand repeat-containing protein produces MMGFNETVRGIVDYTREGVIQVTNTQTGTGNSTLTMATLAGDNFYYAAYLRNNAGGSGVMNVAVTGAGTQTLSGDRIQYTGSTTIGSGATLIFETTSTGTTNGGFNSGFNSSGTSVQNDGTLGIRVVNNGLDQTFNKQILGSGGFTRYGNGVLRIDSVGSGGGAVTFGGSGVNIFGGRTIFNRATVVSAGGFNVDGLLSVQSNATQVTWSSTMSVAGGVKITGYNFGSGVNGTSVTPSITANGAATITSGNLDLEGGLFVVQNGTLNLTGGAINISDNVGELRILAQAGAVNRVTGTSAPAVNMNGGKVAFLAQAGGSTVSQTFGTLTLQGGLNLIETNNTATTSTLTFGNFARNAGGMVSFIGTGLGTAANKVMFTAGVANVSGIMGGWATVGTAGSPTDWAEYTANGVVAYTSYNTGAISAWNTTTNNGNVAISSSQGAPTGNVTINSLKFVTNDSTLNMGTFKLTLNSGGILANRNSTINGTGAIGLTSATNELFYYSSSGITTTINAVIGNTTARMSFIKGGSGAVVLGGLNTFTGDTIVNEGIVTIVDERGLGVVSGSSSVILNGGTLRGHSNLVNSGLTSLTIDDAGRSIILGAGDGAMAARDGTTMNITTGVTSQNGGRLLFDGSVGSWGGNVVLTGTLNLAGGVESFGTASATGTMTLNNTVGTGTIGGIRMFTRNLIVQGTNNITGNILVQGGNLDIGGTNTFSGTMTLDSGITTLQSSTALTTAVPSKGFDLTMTGGARLDTNGYNLTISSLTSGSISTTITGGAASAAPSSLTVNQASFTTYSGRILKNTGSTGTFGLIKQGSGNLTLTAIDSTYTGPTRIEGGTINVVRLANAGSASSLGAGSTLVLSPVNPADLVLAGGALRYIGNAAQGQFGGTNRTFTLGVGADAGALIADGIGRGSIFQMGRGNATANNTIAFEGSGARSLTLGGSNRGDNIFNLILGDGTGGATSLRKIGTGNWILGDPVFTGTNQANTYTGITEVLSGSLVAMMDGAFGFGKVIVSGGTGGQSAPNWINATVELRDVQYNRVQELNLNGGTLAARGNSSWAGSVAVGANSNLFVAAGGVLNLKGTLGGAGSLTQYGDGMVILSGGLTTYRDSLGPSNDAAVYTVVSGTLVLNYGGAYGTGVDGSKLSNTAALVLGGSRFGGALILSGERGSDNVEIVKSLTLNAGENKIIRDTTGVNNAIIRLNTITRNSGATIDFSDEGIASTDNGLTNGILGPWALISGTDWATKSTTQYDTPGGTGTNDLLIVRYTGYTINDDVNAWVATGNMDVQKDNTQAVNASAYTLRFNTPDGGDDMMTIILSGASNLSSGGGILVTSNMGNSAAVISGGSLTTSAADFLIYQNNPDAPLIISSVLTGGVGIDKLGPGELLLYGQNNYTGVTLINEGVTGIRSFGDVNVASGVGSASNAIDRLVFNGGTLQLNGAGGVSTSGRGYTVNNLAVWDIGNENTTLVLNGQYATGGTEADYIVKKVGAGILQLSGTRNTGYGITEWQIADGTVRWVTGNTDNKFAHSEDGKLTMMGGTLEVLGGGTDATRSQFLQGQFTVGTGASTLVVRSTTNQTAQLVLQRESNPVEVVWQRGSSIRFVEDNQGGGFPRIILNGITGVDQQVLLPRALYYDPNENQDAGINFFAFVNANGAANNSVEDFDGHINDSPNVSNWSLRLRTETMHFSDGESASEGFFGAITTLDTPIDTLRFFNNQDLDSVIQIDAGAGLILRQGAILQATHSGNTLKKITGDGELTSALGNSQDDTTDLLIHNWNPLRALEIDVAIVDYFVGGKSVNLVHTGNGTTSVSRANTYSGWTYLHGGVLRLDHASALPTTSHVQFHGGVLGLSSNYPLFEWSVGTGNNQVDWVGSGGFAAYGGDQTVNLGGLASPSTLVWGKGGFVLDNTSLIFGAHDSTGTLIFRNNIELGFKDRMVRADDGSAEVDGRISGVISGKEFGALVKSGFGGLELEASNSYSAGTQLAQGLLIGVQNDSFGSGAVLVGGTNDSRAVDALELRFNGSSLANSITIGKSEVTPATGNYEGISTIHTTANTQISGPVTLNRNAFLSVDAGTTARYSSLISAASNGGRSTLVGGGVVRLTGANAGFNFNSGASGNTAAVNGGMTIRDATLLVDNSQSLGTVTVELGDATKRLTPGVAVYATAGRSVLGVENNYKINADNLSAYGGAFLATADGSGTTDTPASVGAGNGAFYDISATIDGHQFTNADIGVWIVVKDEVEYPERNGIYRVVQINADGSMNIARVSEFDAAGEMNYGTQVAVTAGVSNIGKTYFMAAPNVATPNGATDPLYWKEDGLNPTVKLLANASGVSISNAIDINANGAGSMVLGTETDLVGSGVADNVSFSGNVVLQDGATGVAELKTLALSSADAVTSGQGVLFSGIFSEATGVGVNADILSLSKKGAGVATLSGNNTFHGSTSVDVGTLRITNSNALGAADGTAGTGTTIASGATLEIDGTSGAVTVGNENLSVGGTGVSAGGAVKVTGGSNTWNGAVTMTSDTTVNVVTSAALKFANTVQGAFALTKQGAGTLELTGANTYQGTTSVSAGRLLVNNATGSGTGTGSVTFASGTFLGGGGAIVAGLNNSVTLNSGSTLTIGNAGALAAEDFHITTSGTGVITLAGTIQFDLFTTQGGLNPTTANDRLVLTGSLNTVLNTPTSVLQVNSTFAVNASNYTAGRTWDLIDWTTMASGTFSNILATQGNFAGVPDLSSLNLQWDFSSLYTNGTISVVAIPEPGRLALIAMAFGLTVLRRRRK; encoded by the coding sequence ATGATGGGCTTCAATGAAACGGTGCGAGGCATCGTGGACTACACCCGTGAAGGGGTCATTCAGGTTACCAACACCCAGACGGGGACTGGGAACTCCACCCTGACGATGGCGACCCTAGCAGGGGATAATTTCTATTATGCAGCCTATTTGAGGAACAACGCGGGCGGCTCTGGGGTGATGAATGTCGCCGTGACCGGTGCCGGAACGCAAACCTTGTCCGGTGATCGTATTCAATACACTGGCTCCACTACAATCGGCTCAGGGGCAACCTTGATTTTTGAAACCACAAGTACCGGTACGACAAATGGCGGCTTTAACTCCGGGTTTAACAGTTCAGGAACCTCGGTTCAGAATGACGGTACGTTGGGCATTCGTGTGGTGAACAACGGTCTGGACCAGACCTTCAATAAACAAATTCTAGGGAGTGGCGGTTTCACCCGCTATGGCAACGGTGTGCTCCGTATTGACTCGGTTGGCTCCGGTGGTGGTGCCGTTACTTTTGGCGGATCTGGAGTCAACATTTTCGGCGGCCGAACCATCTTCAACCGCGCGACTGTGGTCAGTGCCGGTGGATTCAATGTGGACGGGTTGCTTTCCGTTCAATCGAACGCGACCCAAGTCACATGGAGCAGCACGATGAGCGTGGCAGGGGGGGTGAAGATCACCGGCTACAATTTTGGCAGCGGGGTTAATGGAACATCGGTTACCCCCTCGATCACCGCCAACGGTGCGGCAACCATCACCAGTGGGAACCTTGATCTAGAAGGAGGGCTGTTCGTTGTTCAGAACGGCACGCTGAATCTCACTGGAGGCGCGATCAATATTTCCGACAACGTGGGTGAGCTGCGCATCCTGGCCCAAGCGGGTGCTGTAAACAGGGTCACTGGAACCTCCGCCCCGGCTGTGAACATGAACGGCGGAAAAGTTGCTTTCCTGGCCCAAGCAGGTGGCAGCACCGTGTCGCAGACATTTGGAACCCTTACCCTTCAGGGTGGGTTGAACCTGATTGAAACGAACAACACGGCAACCACCAGCACTCTTACCTTCGGTAACTTCGCTCGTAATGCTGGTGGGATGGTGAGCTTTATTGGCACAGGGTTGGGGACTGCGGCCAATAAAGTCATGTTCACAGCAGGAGTTGCCAATGTTAGCGGAATTATGGGTGGGTGGGCAACCGTCGGGACTGCGGGTTCGCCCACGGATTGGGCCGAGTACACGGCGAACGGGGTAGTTGCTTACACAAGCTACAACACGGGCGCAATCTCTGCATGGAATACGACCACCAATAACGGCAACGTAGCAATCTCGTCGAGCCAAGGAGCACCCACGGGTAACGTGACCATCAACTCGCTCAAATTTGTTACCAACGACTCTACGTTGAACATGGGCACGTTTAAATTGACGCTCAACTCGGGAGGCATCCTTGCAAACCGGAACTCCACGATCAACGGAACCGGTGCTATTGGCCTGACGTCGGCGACCAACGAGTTGTTTTATTACAGCTCTAGTGGAATCACCACAACGATAAATGCGGTCATTGGAAATACAACTGCCCGCATGTCTTTCATCAAAGGCGGAAGTGGCGCTGTGGTTCTTGGAGGCCTCAATACATTTACCGGTGATACCATCGTAAACGAAGGCATTGTTACCATTGTGGATGAGAGGGGCCTAGGGGTGGTTTCCGGGTCTTCTTCAGTGATTTTGAATGGCGGCACCCTTCGAGGACACTCGAACTTGGTAAACTCAGGACTCACGAGCCTGACAATTGATGACGCAGGACGCAGCATTATTCTAGGTGCGGGTGACGGGGCAATGGCGGCAAGGGATGGAACGACGATGAACATCACCACGGGTGTAACCTCACAAAATGGAGGACGGTTGTTGTTTGACGGTTCCGTAGGCAGCTGGGGTGGAAATGTGGTGCTGACTGGGACGCTGAACTTGGCTGGAGGGGTGGAGAGCTTCGGCACCGCGAGCGCGACCGGCACCATGACCCTCAATAACACCGTTGGTACGGGAACGATTGGGGGGATTCGCATGTTTACCCGCAATCTGATTGTTCAAGGAACCAACAATATTACCGGCAACATTCTAGTCCAGGGTGGGAATCTTGATATTGGTGGCACCAACACCTTCTCGGGAACAATGACGCTGGATTCTGGCATCACCACGCTGCAGTCCAGTACAGCGCTCACAACTGCGGTTCCGTCCAAAGGTTTCGATCTGACAATGACCGGGGGGGCGAGGTTGGATACCAATGGCTACAATTTGACGATCTCAAGTCTGACATCGGGCTCGATATCTACGACAATCACCGGCGGTGCCGCCTCAGCCGCTCCGAGCAGCCTTACGGTCAATCAGGCATCTTTTACCACTTATTCCGGGAGGATTCTCAAAAATACCGGCAGTACAGGGACCTTTGGGTTGATCAAGCAGGGATCCGGTAACTTAACATTGACCGCGATCGATAGCACGTACACCGGGCCGACAAGAATCGAGGGTGGCACGATAAACGTCGTTCGGTTGGCTAACGCTGGAAGCGCCAGCAGCCTTGGGGCCGGAAGTACGTTGGTGCTCAGCCCGGTCAATCCCGCGGACCTTGTACTGGCAGGAGGTGCGTTGCGCTATATTGGCAATGCCGCGCAAGGGCAATTTGGTGGGACGAACCGTACTTTTACTCTTGGTGTTGGTGCTGACGCGGGTGCCTTGATTGCAGACGGGATCGGACGAGGTTCAATCTTCCAGATGGGGCGTGGCAATGCGACTGCGAATAATACCATCGCATTTGAAGGTTCTGGAGCCCGCTCGCTTACTCTTGGGGGCAGCAACCGTGGTGACAACATCTTCAACTTGATTCTTGGGGATGGTACAGGTGGTGCGACATCCCTCAGAAAAATTGGGACAGGTAACTGGATTTTGGGCGACCCTGTCTTTACAGGGACCAATCAGGCAAACACCTACACGGGTATTACGGAGGTGCTTTCCGGTTCCTTGGTGGCGATGATGGATGGCGCATTCGGCTTTGGGAAGGTGATTGTGAGCGGCGGCACGGGCGGTCAGAGCGCTCCAAACTGGATCAATGCCACGGTGGAGTTGCGCGATGTGCAGTACAATCGCGTCCAGGAACTGAATCTCAATGGCGGAACGCTGGCGGCGAGGGGGAATAGTTCTTGGGCGGGTAGTGTCGCGGTAGGGGCGAATTCCAACCTGTTCGTTGCCGCTGGTGGTGTTCTGAACCTGAAGGGAACATTGGGCGGTGCCGGGAGCCTCACGCAATACGGTGATGGGATGGTGATCCTCAGTGGCGGGCTCACTACTTACAGGGATTCGCTTGGACCTTCGAATGATGCTGCAGTCTATACAGTCGTCTCCGGCACCTTGGTGCTGAACTACGGGGGGGCTTACGGGACAGGTGTGGACGGAAGTAAACTCTCTAATACGGCAGCATTGGTGCTCGGGGGAAGTCGTTTCGGGGGTGCTTTGATCCTCAGCGGGGAGCGCGGTAGCGACAACGTGGAAATCGTCAAGAGTCTTACCCTGAATGCAGGTGAGAACAAAATCATCCGCGATACCACTGGGGTCAACAATGCGATCATTCGGTTGAACACTATTACGCGAAACTCTGGGGCGACGATTGATTTCAGCGACGAGGGCATTGCAAGCACTGACAACGGACTCACCAATGGGATTCTTGGGCCTTGGGCGTTGATCTCCGGCACCGACTGGGCCACAAAGAGCACCACACAGTATGACACCCCGGGTGGGACAGGAACCAACGACCTCCTGATCGTCCGCTACACAGGCTACACGATCAACGACGACGTGAATGCTTGGGTGGCCACAGGCAACATGGACGTGCAGAAGGATAACACGCAGGCCGTGAACGCCTCGGCGTACACCCTCCGCTTCAATACTCCTGACGGTGGGGATGACATGATGACCATCATCCTCTCTGGTGCTTCAAACCTATCCAGTGGAGGCGGCATTCTTGTTACGTCCAATATGGGCAATAGTGCAGCGGTGATTAGCGGAGGGAGTTTGACGACCAGTGCAGCCGACTTCCTCATCTACCAGAACAACCCTGATGCCCCGTTGATCATCTCTTCAGTTCTTACGGGCGGGGTCGGCATTGACAAGCTTGGGCCTGGGGAATTGCTCTTGTATGGTCAGAACAACTACACAGGGGTCACCTTGATCAACGAGGGAGTTACAGGCATCAGATCATTTGGCGACGTGAATGTCGCCAGTGGCGTCGGCTCCGCCTCAAATGCCATCGACCGTTTGGTTTTCAATGGTGGCACGCTTCAACTGAACGGTGCCGGTGGGGTGAGCACCAGTGGTCGCGGCTATACGGTAAACAACCTCGCTGTCTGGGACATTGGTAATGAGAACACCACTTTGGTCTTGAATGGTCAGTATGCCACCGGCGGTACCGAGGCTGACTATATTGTGAAAAAGGTGGGGGCAGGCATCCTCCAGCTTAGCGGCACGCGCAACACCGGTTATGGAATCACCGAGTGGCAGATTGCGGATGGAACTGTTCGCTGGGTTACTGGCAACACGGACAACAAATTCGCGCACTCAGAAGATGGCAAATTGACCATGATGGGGGGGACGTTGGAAGTGTTGGGCGGCGGGACAGATGCCACTCGCTCCCAGTTCCTCCAGGGGCAGTTCACTGTGGGGACAGGGGCGTCAACACTGGTTGTGCGTTCGACAACAAATCAAACTGCGCAGTTGGTGCTTCAAAGAGAATCTAACCCAGTTGAGGTCGTATGGCAGCGAGGAAGCAGCATCCGCTTCGTGGAGGATAACCAGGGTGGGGGCTTCCCTCGAATCATCCTGAATGGGATTACCGGGGTGGACCAACAGGTACTGCTTCCGCGGGCTCTCTACTACGATCCCAACGAAAATCAGGACGCCGGGATCAACTTTTTTGCGTTTGTGAACGCCAATGGTGCCGCCAACAACTCAGTCGAAGATTTCGATGGCCATATCAACGACTCGCCGAATGTGAGCAATTGGTCTCTTAGACTTAGAACAGAGACTATGCACTTTAGTGATGGTGAATCGGCAAGTGAAGGTTTCTTTGGGGCGATAACGACCCTCGATACTCCTATTGACACCCTTCGATTCTTCAACAACCAGGATCTTGACAGCGTTATTCAGATTGATGCGGGTGCCGGTCTTATTTTACGGCAGGGTGCCATCCTGCAAGCGACTCACTCCGGGAACACGCTGAAGAAAATCACCGGTGATGGAGAACTGACGAGTGCCTTGGGCAATTCCCAAGACGACACCACCGATCTCTTGATTCACAATTGGAATCCACTGAGAGCTCTTGAGATTGACGTTGCGATTGTCGACTATTTCGTGGGAGGTAAAAGCGTCAACCTAGTTCATACTGGCAATGGGACCACGTCCGTGTCGAGAGCGAACACCTATTCAGGGTGGACGTATCTGCACGGAGGTGTTCTGAGATTGGATCATGCTAGTGCCCTTCCGACGACGAGCCATGTCCAGTTTCACGGCGGTGTTTTGGGCTTGAGTTCCAACTATCCCCTTTTTGAGTGGAGCGTTGGGACCGGAAACAACCAGGTTGACTGGGTGGGCAGTGGCGGGTTTGCCGCGTATGGCGGGGATCAAACCGTCAATTTGGGAGGGCTAGCCTCACCCTCGACTCTAGTCTGGGGTAAAGGTGGGTTTGTTCTGGACAACACGTCGCTCATTTTTGGTGCTCACGACTCCACGGGAACGTTGATTTTCAGAAACAACATTGAGCTTGGCTTTAAAGATCGCATGGTGCGTGCGGACGACGGATCTGCTGAGGTTGATGGACGAATCAGTGGCGTCATCTCTGGCAAAGAGTTTGGTGCTCTGGTGAAATCCGGCTTTGGTGGGTTGGAGTTGGAAGCGTCAAACTCGTATTCCGCGGGCACTCAACTCGCTCAAGGCTTGCTCATCGGCGTGCAGAATGATTCGTTTGGCAGCGGGGCAGTACTTGTAGGGGGGACCAACGACAGTCGCGCTGTAGATGCATTGGAGTTGCGGTTCAATGGATCTTCGCTGGCGAACTCCATTACTATCGGGAAGTCAGAAGTGACGCCGGCGACTGGGAACTATGAAGGGATCTCTACGATTCATACTACAGCCAACACCCAGATTTCGGGGCCAGTGACCTTGAATCGGAATGCCTTTCTTTCGGTCGATGCGGGCACCACTGCGAGATACTCGTCTCTCATCTCTGCCGCATCCAATGGTGGAAGATCGACCTTGGTTGGTGGGGGGGTCGTGCGGTTGACGGGGGCCAATGCAGGTTTTAATTTCAACTCGGGTGCCAGCGGAAACACTGCGGCGGTCAATGGCGGGATGACGATCCGCGATGCGACCCTGCTGGTGGATAACAGTCAATCGCTGGGCACCGTCACTGTGGAGCTAGGGGATGCGACCAAGCGTCTGACTCCAGGAGTTGCTGTCTATGCTACTGCCGGGCGCTCTGTTCTGGGAGTGGAAAACAACTACAAAATCAACGCTGACAATCTCAGTGCCTACGGTGGAGCGTTTCTTGCGACGGCGGATGGCTCTGGCACTACTGACACTCCGGCCAGTGTGGGGGCGGGCAACGGGGCGTTCTACGACATCAGCGCAACCATTGACGGGCATCAATTCACCAATGCGGATATCGGAGTCTGGATTGTGGTGAAAGACGAGGTGGAGTATCCGGAGAGGAACGGCATTTATCGTGTCGTCCAAATCAATGCGGATGGCAGCATGAACATCGCTCGCGTATCGGAGTTCGATGCGGCAGGCGAGATGAACTATGGTACGCAGGTCGCCGTTACTGCGGGGGTGAGCAATATAGGGAAGACGTACTTCATGGCAGCTCCCAATGTTGCCACTCCCAACGGTGCCACTGATCCATTGTACTGGAAGGAAGACGGCCTGAACCCCACGGTCAAACTGTTGGCCAATGCTTCAGGCGTATCGATCTCAAATGCCATTGATATCAATGCTAACGGTGCCGGCAGCATGGTGCTTGGCACCGAGACTGACCTGGTCGGAAGCGGTGTGGCGGACAACGTCTCCTTCAGTGGAAACGTCGTGCTCCAGGACGGTGCTACAGGTGTGGCGGAACTCAAGACACTCGCGCTGTCATCTGCAGACGCGGTGACCAGTGGGCAGGGAGTCCTGTTCAGCGGCATCTTCAGTGAAGCAACCGGGGTTGGTGTCAATGCGGACATCTTGTCTCTGAGCAAGAAGGGGGCCGGTGTGGCGACCCTGAGCGGGAACAACACCTTTCACGGCTCCACTAGCGTGGACGTTGGCACTCTTCGTATCACCAACAGCAATGCCTTGGGGGCTGCCGATGGAACCGCGGGAACAGGGACCACGATCGCTTCTGGAGCCACATTGGAGATCGATGGGACCAGCGGTGCTGTTACGGTTGGAAATGAAAACCTGAGCGTGGGTGGCACCGGTGTGTCTGCTGGTGGCGCGGTGAAAGTCACGGGTGGCAGCAACACTTGGAATGGTGCCGTCACCATGACCTCAGACACCACGGTCAACGTCGTAACCAGCGCGGCTCTGAAGTTTGCCAACACGGTGCAGGGGGCATTTGCTCTCACCAAGCAAGGAGCGGGCACCTTGGAACTGACTGGGGCCAACACCTACCAGGGCACTACTAGCGTGAGTGCCGGCAGATTGTTGGTAAACAATGCCACCGGTTCCGGCACGGGTACCGGATCCGTGACGTTTGCCAGCGGCACCTTCTTGGGAGGGGGGGGGGCAATTGTTGCCGGCCTCAACAACTCCGTGACGCTCAATTCGGGCTCCACGCTCACTATTGGCAACGCTGGGGCGCTTGCGGCCGAGGACTTCCATATTACGACGAGTGGCAC